The Streptomyces europaeiscabiei genome window below encodes:
- the opcA gene encoding glucose-6-phosphate dehydrogenase assembly protein OpcA produces MKTDLTDTTASKINKALVKARREIGTPAVGMVLTLVIVTDEENAYDALKSANDASREHPSRTIVVIKRVSRSARDRTKSRLDAEVRVGADAGTGDTVVLRLYGEVADHAQSVVLPLLLPDAPVVVWWPVNAPLDPARDPLGALGQRRVTDSYAAEKPIDELRTRADNYEPGDTDLAWTRITPWRSMLAAALDQVDCEVISAEVQGEQYNPSVELLAMWLADRLHVHVRRGVSAGPGLNEVRLLTSTGPIRLYRPNGGLALLTLEDQPDRAVALKRRETSELLAEELRRLDPDDTYASALRFGVDRLGGTGALGGSASALTAATAGATSTAATTAAADAPRTASAPVSGYEPGSAVAPSSSPARPSGLALPPAAPSASEASAGSAGSAGDDDSERPTPAQMPPVKKAAAP; encoded by the coding sequence ATGAAGACAGACCTCACGGACACCACGGCCAGCAAGATCAACAAGGCGCTGGTGAAAGCCCGCCGGGAGATAGGCACCCCGGCCGTCGGCATGGTGCTCACGCTGGTCATCGTGACGGACGAGGAGAACGCGTACGACGCGCTCAAGTCCGCCAACGACGCCTCCCGCGAGCACCCGTCGCGCACGATCGTGGTCATCAAGCGCGTCTCCCGCTCCGCCCGCGACCGCACGAAGTCCCGCCTCGACGCCGAGGTACGGGTGGGCGCGGACGCGGGCACCGGCGACACGGTCGTGCTGCGGCTGTACGGCGAGGTCGCGGACCACGCCCAGTCGGTCGTGCTTCCGCTGCTGCTGCCGGACGCGCCGGTGGTCGTCTGGTGGCCGGTCAACGCGCCGCTCGACCCGGCCCGAGACCCGCTGGGCGCGCTCGGCCAGCGCCGGGTCACCGACAGCTACGCCGCCGAGAAGCCCATCGACGAGCTGCGGACCCGCGCCGACAACTACGAGCCCGGCGACACGGATCTGGCCTGGACCCGGATCACCCCGTGGCGTTCCATGCTGGCCGCCGCGCTCGACCAGGTGGACTGCGAGGTCATCTCCGCGGAGGTGCAGGGCGAGCAGTACAACCCGAGCGTGGAGCTGCTGGCGATGTGGCTGGCGGACCGGCTCCACGTCCATGTACGGCGTGGGGTGTCGGCCGGGCCCGGCCTCAACGAGGTGCGGTTGCTGACCAGCACCGGTCCCATCCGGCTGTACCGCCCCAATGGGGGCCTCGCCCTCCTCACGCTGGAGGACCAGCCGGACCGGGCGGTCGCGCTGAAGCGCCGCGAGACGTCCGAGCTGCTGGCGGAGGAGCTGCGCAGGCTCGACCCCGACGACACGTACGCGTCGGCACTGCGGTTCGGGGTGGACCGGCTGGGAGGCACCGGTGCGCTCGGGGGTTCGGCGAGTGCGCTGACGGCTGCCACGGCCGGGGCGACCTCCACGGCCGCGACGACCGCTGCGGCCGATGCTCCGAGGACTGCTTCGGCTCCCGTTTCCGGCTACGAGCCGGGTTCGGCCGTCGCGCCGTCGTCCTCTCCGGCCCGTCCGTCCGGGTTGGCGTTGCCGCCTGCGGCTCCGTCGGCTTCGGAGGCATCAGCGGGATCGGCGGGATCGGCCGGTGACGACGACTCCGAGCGGCCCACTCCGGCGCAGATGCCGCCCGTGAAGAAGGCGGCCGCGCCGTGA
- a CDS encoding MFS transporter gives MPESPSETVAEAVDPRPVALPASAPAESSKAPKVAAASLIGTTIEYYDFAVYGTASALVLGPAFFPSGNPTVSSLAAFLTFAAAFLSRPLGVVLFGTIGDRLGRRRALVASLLLMGIATVGVGLLPTYESAGLLAPVLLVTLRLLQGVSMGGEWGGAVLLAAEHAPPGRRALYAAVPNIGPSLGFLLSSAVILPTLNIVGRDGFTEWAWRIPFLLSAVLVLVGLWVRTTVSESPVFKGSVSQADSPASPAARFPLGALIARYPGRLLLGTGAAIGGSAVYYLTIVYSLSYGPKSLGIPQNTMLTAASVGAAAGIAITLPVARLADRIGRRPIMLTGAAGCVVWAVPMYASLSTGNGLVITGAYTIGLMLLALMFSPVAAFLAELFPARLRYTGASAAFILANTLGGGFAPLVATWLNSQWSSPLVLGFYTGGLCLVSLLCLVALPETREGDFVA, from the coding sequence ATGCCCGAATCCCCGTCCGAGACCGTCGCCGAGGCAGTGGACCCCAGACCGGTCGCGTTACCGGCCTCCGCGCCGGCCGAGTCGAGCAAGGCGCCCAAGGTCGCCGCCGCGAGCCTCATCGGCACGACGATCGAGTACTACGACTTCGCCGTCTACGGAACGGCCTCCGCGCTCGTCCTCGGACCCGCGTTCTTCCCCTCCGGCAACCCGACCGTCTCCTCCCTCGCCGCGTTCCTCACCTTCGCCGCGGCCTTCCTGTCCCGTCCCCTCGGGGTCGTCCTCTTCGGCACGATCGGCGACCGGCTGGGCCGTCGGCGGGCCCTGGTCGCGTCCCTCCTGCTCATGGGCATCGCGACGGTCGGCGTCGGCCTGCTCCCGACCTACGAGAGCGCCGGACTCCTCGCCCCCGTCCTCCTGGTGACCCTCCGTCTGCTGCAGGGCGTCAGCATGGGCGGCGAGTGGGGCGGCGCGGTGCTGCTGGCCGCCGAGCACGCCCCGCCCGGCCGTCGCGCGCTGTACGCAGCCGTCCCGAACATCGGCCCCTCCCTCGGCTTCCTGCTCTCCAGCGCCGTCATCCTCCCCACCCTCAACATCGTGGGCCGCGACGGCTTCACCGAGTGGGCCTGGCGCATTCCGTTCCTGCTCAGCGCGGTGCTCGTCCTGGTCGGGTTGTGGGTACGGACGACGGTGTCGGAGTCTCCGGTGTTCAAGGGCTCGGTATCGCAGGCGGACTCCCCGGCGTCCCCGGCGGCGCGCTTCCCGCTCGGTGCGCTCATCGCGCGGTACCCCGGCCGGCTGCTGCTCGGCACGGGCGCGGCGATCGGCGGCTCCGCCGTGTACTACCTGACGATCGTCTACAGCCTGTCCTACGGGCCGAAGTCGCTCGGCATCCCCCAGAACACGATGCTCACCGCCGCGAGTGTCGGGGCGGCGGCCGGGATCGCGATCACCCTGCCCGTCGCCCGGCTCGCCGACCGGATCGGACGCCGGCCGATCATGCTGACGGGTGCGGCCGGCTGCGTCGTGTGGGCCGTCCCCATGTACGCGTCCCTCAGCACGGGCAACGGGCTCGTCATCACCGGTGCGTACACCATCGGGCTCATGCTGCTCGCACTGATGTTCTCCCCGGTGGCGGCGTTCCTCGCGGAGCTGTTCCCGGCGAGGTTGCGCTACACGGGGGCGTCGGCGGCGTTCATCCTGGCGAACACGCTGGGCGGCGGCTTCGCTCCGCTGGTCGCGACGTGGCTGAACAGCCAGTGGTCGTCTCCGCTGGTGCTCGGGTTCTACACGGGTGGGTTGTGCCTGGTGAGCCTGCTGTGTCTGGTGGCACTGCCGGAGACCCGTGAGGGAGACTTCGTGGCCTGA
- the pgl gene encoding 6-phosphogluconolactonase, with product MSTPQLVVHRDKELMAQAAAARLITKVVDAQASRGYASVVLTGGRNGNGLLAALAAAPARDAIDWGRLDLWWGDERFLPEGDSERNVTQAREALLDSVPLDPKRVHAMPASDGPWGADVDAAAAAYAEELARAAGPENRGSVPTFDVLMLGVGPDTHVASLFPELPAVRETERTVVGVRGAPKPPPTRVTLTLPAIRAAREVWLLAAGEDKARASAIALSGAGEIQAPAAGAYGRSRTLWLLDSAAASQLPRSLYPPASP from the coding sequence GTGAGTACTCCGCAGTTGGTCGTGCACCGCGACAAGGAGCTGATGGCTCAGGCGGCGGCGGCCCGGCTGATCACCAAGGTCGTGGACGCGCAGGCCTCGCGCGGCTACGCCTCGGTGGTCCTCACGGGTGGCCGCAACGGCAACGGGCTGCTCGCCGCGCTGGCGGCGGCGCCCGCCCGGGACGCGATCGACTGGGGCCGGCTGGACCTGTGGTGGGGTGACGAGCGGTTCCTGCCCGAGGGCGACTCCGAGCGCAATGTCACCCAGGCTCGGGAGGCGCTGCTGGACTCGGTGCCGCTGGACCCGAAGCGGGTGCATGCCATGCCCGCGTCGGACGGGCCGTGGGGTGCCGATGTGGACGCGGCGGCCGCGGCGTACGCGGAGGAGCTGGCGCGGGCGGCGGGGCCGGAGAACCGTGGCTCGGTGCCCACGTTCGACGTGCTGATGCTGGGGGTCGGCCCGGACACCCATGTGGCCTCGCTCTTCCCCGAGTTGCCGGCCGTGCGGGAGACCGAACGGACGGTCGTGGGGGTCCGTGGTGCGCCGAAGCCGCCGCCGACGCGGGTCACGCTGACGCTGCCCGCGATCCGTGCGGCGCGTGAGGTGTGGCTCCTCGCCGCCGGTGAGGACAAGGCGCGGGCCTCGGCCATCGCGTTGTCCGGTGCGGGGGAGATCCAGGCTCCGGCCGCGGGTGCGTACGGAAGGTCGCGCACCCTGTGGCTGCTGGACTCGGCGGCGGCCTCGCAACTGCCGCGGTCGCTGTATCCGCCGGCGTCGCCCTGA
- the zwf gene encoding glucose-6-phosphate dehydrogenase yields MSSSNPLRDAADRRLPRIAGPSGLVIFGVTGDLSRKKLMPAVYDLANRGLLPPGFSLVGFARREWANEDFAQEVHDAVKEHARTPFREEVWQQLIQGMRFVQGTFDDDESFERLRDTIEELDKAQGTGGNFAFYLSVPPSAFPVVIQQLKKHGLADQSSGSWRRAVIEKPFGHNLESAEDLNKVVHEVFAPDQVFRIDHYLGKETVQNILALRFANTMFEPIWNRSFVDHVQITMAEDIGIGGRAGYYDGIGAARDVIQNHLLQLMALTAMEEPASFDADALAAEKTKVLGAVKLPKDLGRDTVFAQYAAGWQGGEKVIGYLEEDGIDRKSKTDTYAAIKVQVDNRRWAGVPFYLRTGKRLGRRVTEIAVVFQRAPHSPFDSTATEELGQNAIVIRVQPDEGVTVRFGSKVPGTSMEIRDVSMDFAYGESFTESSPEAYERLILDVLLGDSNLFPRTEEVELSWKILDPIEEYWDRSGRPAQYQAGTWGPVEADEMLERDGRSWRRP; encoded by the coding sequence TTGTCGAGCAGCAATCCGCTGCGTGACGCCGCGGACCGACGGCTCCCGCGTATCGCGGGGCCGTCGGGCCTGGTCATCTTCGGCGTCACAGGCGATTTGTCACGTAAAAAGCTGATGCCTGCCGTGTACGACCTCGCCAACCGCGGACTGCTGCCGCCGGGCTTCTCGCTCGTCGGCTTCGCACGCCGGGAGTGGGCGAACGAGGACTTCGCGCAGGAGGTGCACGACGCGGTCAAGGAGCACGCCCGTACACCCTTCCGCGAGGAGGTCTGGCAGCAGCTCATCCAGGGCATGCGGTTCGTCCAGGGCACCTTCGACGACGACGAGTCCTTCGAGCGGCTGCGCGACACCATCGAGGAACTGGACAAGGCACAGGGCACGGGCGGCAACTTCGCCTTCTACCTCTCCGTGCCGCCGTCCGCGTTCCCGGTCGTCATCCAGCAGCTGAAGAAGCACGGCCTGGCCGACCAGAGCAGCGGCTCCTGGCGGCGCGCGGTCATCGAGAAGCCGTTCGGCCACAACCTGGAGTCGGCGGAGGACCTCAACAAGGTCGTCCACGAGGTCTTCGCCCCGGACCAGGTCTTCCGCATCGACCACTACCTGGGCAAGGAGACCGTCCAGAACATTCTGGCGCTCCGTTTCGCCAACACGATGTTCGAGCCGATCTGGAACCGGTCGTTCGTCGACCACGTGCAGATCACGATGGCCGAGGACATCGGCATCGGCGGCCGCGCCGGCTACTACGACGGCATCGGCGCCGCCCGTGACGTCATCCAGAACCACCTGCTCCAGCTGATGGCGCTGACCGCGATGGAGGAGCCCGCCTCCTTCGACGCGGACGCGCTCGCCGCCGAGAAGACCAAGGTCCTCGGCGCGGTGAAGCTGCCGAAGGACCTGGGCCGGGACACCGTGTTCGCGCAGTACGCGGCCGGCTGGCAGGGCGGCGAGAAGGTCATCGGCTACCTCGAAGAGGACGGCATCGACCGCAAGTCGAAGACCGACACCTACGCGGCGATCAAGGTCCAGGTCGACAACCGCCGCTGGGCGGGCGTCCCCTTCTATCTGCGGACGGGCAAGCGCCTCGGCCGCCGGGTGACGGAGATCGCGGTGGTCTTCCAGCGCGCCCCGCACTCCCCGTTCGACTCCACCGCCACCGAGGAACTGGGCCAGAACGCGATCGTCATCCGCGTCCAGCCCGACGAGGGCGTGACGGTCCGCTTCGGCTCCAAGGTGCCCGGCACGTCGATGGAGATCCGGGACGTGTCGATGGACTTCGCGTACGGCGAGTCCTTCACCGAGTCGTCGCCCGAGGCGTACGAGCGCCTCATCCTGGACGTCCTCCTCGGCGACTCGAACCTCTTCCCGCGCACCGAGGAGGTCGAGCTGTCCTGGAAGATCCTCGACCCGATCGAGGAGTACTGGGACAGGAGCGGCAGGCCCGCGCAGTACCAGGCGGGCACGTGGGGTCCCGTCGAGGCGGACGAGATGCTCGAGCGAGACGGACGGAGCTGGCGTCGGCCATGA
- a CDS encoding 2-amino-3,7-dideoxy-D-threo-hept-6-ulosonate synthase, which yields MLKTGKPLRWRRLSLAGDDRHLLIPLDHSVSDGPVAPPGQWDELLRELVAGGADGIIVHKGRARTLAPDLLKSCALVVHLSASTACSADVDAKVLVGDVEEAVALGADAVSVHVNIGSDTEGRQLSDLGAVARSCDTWGMPLIAMVYPRGPRIENPHDPVLLAHIVNVAADLGADMVKTTVALPLDRMAEVVAHSPIPVLAAGGPPDGSDLIEYGTAVMAAGCRGLAVGRRIFSSPSPAALVARLAAVVHGHTGDGLPDGMSMTTHTHYSTIVAGVA from the coding sequence ATGCTGAAAACTGGCAAGCCATTACGTTGGAGAAGACTTTCGCTGGCCGGTGACGACCGGCATTTGCTCATACCGCTCGATCACAGCGTTTCGGACGGTCCGGTCGCCCCTCCGGGCCAATGGGACGAGCTGCTGAGGGAACTGGTGGCCGGCGGGGCTGACGGGATCATCGTCCACAAGGGGCGGGCCCGCACGCTCGCCCCGGACCTCCTCAAGAGCTGCGCGCTGGTGGTGCATCTGAGCGCCAGTACGGCCTGTTCCGCCGATGTCGACGCCAAGGTACTGGTCGGTGATGTCGAGGAGGCGGTGGCACTCGGCGCGGACGCGGTCAGCGTCCATGTGAACATCGGCTCGGACACCGAGGGGCGGCAGCTCTCCGACCTTGGCGCGGTGGCACGTTCGTGCGACACCTGGGGCATGCCGCTGATCGCGATGGTGTATCCGCGCGGCCCCCGGATCGAGAACCCGCACGATCCCGTCCTCCTCGCGCACATCGTGAACGTCGCCGCCGATCTGGGCGCCGACATGGTGAAGACCACCGTCGCCCTGCCCCTGGACCGGATGGCCGAGGTGGTGGCCCACAGCCCCATCCCCGTCCTCGCGGCCGGCGGTCCACCGGACGGCTCCGACCTGATCGAGTACGGCACCGCCGTGATGGCGGCCGGCTGCCGGGGGCTCGCCGTCGGCCGCCGGATCTTCTCCTCCCCCTCCCCCGCCGCCCTGGTGGCCCGGCTCGCCGCGGTGGTGCACGGGCACACCGGCGACGGCCTCCCGGATGGCATGAGCATGACCACCCACACCCATTACTCGACGATCGTGGCAGGTGTCGCATGA